The following proteins come from a genomic window of Nitrospirota bacterium:
- the galE gene encoding UDP-glucose 4-epimerase GalE: MKILVTGGAGYIGSHVVKALGEAGHAILTYDNLSTGNKWSVLYGDLIAADLSDKETLKKTIVKFKPDAIMHFAASIVVPESVRLPLKYYQNNTVNTLNLLETMIACGARNFIFSSTAAVYGIPETMPVNESAPMNPINPYGSSKMMVEKILRDMHLADNDFNYVSLRYFNAAGADGGCRIGQAYKEATHLITRALKTAKGEFQKLQVFGTDYPTTDGTCIRDYIHVDDIANAHILALKYLLDKGKSEVFNCGYGHGYSVREVIAASKKVTGIDFEVEETGRREGDASTLIADNTKIKQKLNWKPKYEDLEYIIKTAWNWENSYREKYS, encoded by the coding sequence ATGAAAATCCTCGTTACAGGCGGCGCGGGATATATCGGAAGCCATGTTGTAAAGGCATTGGGAGAGGCAGGGCATGCGATATTAACCTATGACAATCTCTCCACCGGTAACAAGTGGTCTGTTTTATATGGTGACTTGATAGCCGCTGACCTTTCCGACAAAGAAACGTTAAAGAAAACAATTGTCAAATTCAAGCCGGATGCCATTATGCATTTTGCCGCATCCATTGTTGTCCCTGAAAGTGTCAGATTGCCGCTTAAATATTATCAAAATAATACTGTAAATACCCTGAATCTTCTGGAAACTATGATAGCATGCGGCGCAAGAAACTTTATATTTTCATCTACTGCCGCTGTTTACGGGATACCGGAGACAATGCCGGTTAATGAGAGTGCGCCGATGAATCCTATTAATCCCTATGGCTCATCAAAAATGATGGTAGAAAAGATTTTGAGAGATATGCATCTGGCGGACAATGATTTTAATTATGTATCGTTGAGGTATTTTAATGCCGCAGGCGCTGATGGCGGGTGCAGAATAGGACAGGCATACAAAGAAGCAACGCATTTGATTACAAGGGCTCTGAAGACGGCCAAGGGAGAATTTCAGAAGTTGCAGGTCTTCGGGACAGATTATCCCACTACTGACGGAACTTGCATAAGGGATTACATCCATGTTGATGATATTGCGAATGCTCACATCCTCGCCCTCAAATATCTCTTAGACAAAGGCAAGAGTGAAGTCTTTAATTGCGGATATGGACACGGATATTCTGTTCGCGAGGTTATTGCTGCCTCTAAAAAAGTAACCGGCATTGACTTTGAAGTTGAGGAAACCGGCAGGAGAGAAGGAGACGCATCAACCTTGATTGCTGATAACACAAAAATAAAACAGAAACTTAACTGGAAGCCTAAATATGAGGACCTTGAATATATAATTAAGACTGCATGGAACTGGGAAAATAGTTATCGTGAAAAATACAGTTAA
- the gatC gene encoding Asp-tRNA(Asn)/Glu-tRNA(Gln) amidotransferase subunit GatC, whose amino-acid sequence MKISVEYISKLARLSVSGKEREAFSAQLQGILSYMEKLNELDTKDVEPTSHVVSLSNVMRDDVQRASISREDALANAPDRTDKFYRVPRIIE is encoded by the coding sequence ATGAAAATATCTGTTGAATACATATCAAAACTTGCAAGGCTGTCAGTCTCCGGGAAAGAAAGGGAGGCTTTTAGCGCGCAGCTTCAGGGTATCCTGAGTTATATGGAAAAGCTCAATGAACTTGATACAAAAGATGTTGAACCGACTTCTCATGTAGTATCATTAAGCAACGTAATGCGCGACGATGTTCAGAGAGCTTCGATATCAAGGGAAGATGCGCTTGCGAATGCTCCTGACCGTACGGATAAATTTTACAGGGTGCCAAGGATAATAGAATGA
- a CDS encoding TetR/AcrR family transcriptional regulator has protein sequence MNKRSGIESKKRILDAAMRVFSEYGYAKANMRMIAKASDISIGGLYLYFKNKEDLYLTLMKSKMDDFAVKTMESVKDITDPAEAISTFMAMTLNYAKKHKGLILLQGRELGFTFGLEMKRKFFKKQRGLIEHIIRQGIRSDIFRKVNVPETARIIFSVIRGFVLSIVVEPDALFSPEECSKLLLNGLLKKE, from the coding sequence ATGAACAAGCGTTCAGGTATAGAGTCAAAAAAGAGAATCCTTGACGCCGCGATGAGGGTGTTCTCCGAGTACGGCTATGCGAAGGCAAATATGAGGATGATAGCAAAGGCTTCCGATATAAGCATCGGAGGGCTTTATCTTTATTTTAAAAACAAGGAAGACCTCTACCTGACTCTAATGAAAAGCAAAATGGATGACTTTGCCGTCAAGACAATGGAGTCGGTGAAAGATATTACAGACCCCGCAGAAGCGATAAGCACCTTCATGGCGATGACCCTTAATTATGCAAAAAAACATAAAGGGCTTATCCTCCTTCAGGGCAGGGAGCTTGGCTTTACGTTCGGCCTTGAGATGAAGAGAAAATTTTTCAAAAAGCAGAGAGGACTCATAGAGCATATTATCAGGCAGGGGATACGATCAGACATATTCCGAAAGGTAAATGTGCCGGAAACTGCCAGAATAATCTTCAGTGTCATAAGGGGTTTTGTTTTGAGTATCGTTGTAGAGCCTGATGCGCTTTTTTCGCCTGAAGAGTGCAGCAAGCTGCTGCTTAACGGCCTTCTGAAAAAGGAGTAA
- a CDS encoding efflux RND transporter permease subunit, producing the protein MNISDLFIKRPIMTSLVMLAVMLFGIFAYRILPVNDLPNIDFPTIQVTSNLPGASPETMASAVATPLERQFSTISGLDAMTSTNGQGISIITLKFALERNIDAAAQDVQAAISMAARQLPQDMPSPPSYNKVNPADQPVLYLALSSPTLPLSDVNEFADTIIAPRISMINGVAQVLVYGSQKYAVRVQLDPQTLANRKIGIDEVSYALARWNINLPTGGLQGDKQAFTIQAIGQLYNAEAFKPMIITYREGSPVRLQDIAKVTDSVENDKIAAWYSSGGKSTRAIVLAIQRQPGTNTIEVVDSIKNQIPGFRSQLPGNVQLNILFDRTESIRASVADVKFTLVLTIAMVILVIFLFLRNLSATVIPSLALPLSIIGTFAAMYGLGFSVNNITMMALTLSVGFVVDDAIVMLENIVRHMEHGEKPMDAAFRGSKEIGFTIISMTLSLVAVFIPVLFMAGMFGRMLHEFAVTITVSILISGAVSLTLTPMLCSRFLKPQTEKRHGRLYNIMERFFEGMRNFYEKTLKIVLARRRAVMVITVVMAVLTVWLFTKMPTGLLPSDDIGAIFAITEGAQGISFEDMKRHQQKLAEIVLEDPNVEAFMSSAGAGGMRVGSNSGFMFLKLKPRHERKLNADQIIQGLRPKVMGVPGVLMFMQNPPPIRLEATLSKAQYQFVLQSPETDELYKHASDFEMKLRGLTMIQDVTSDLQIKNPQVNLEIDRDRAAAFGVTAQQIEDSLYSAYGARQVSTIYSPSNQYKVIMEVEPRYRMDPPALSLLYVRANTGQLVPLYSLATLKKGLGPLSVNHLGQINAVTISFNLKPGTPLGDAVTAIEKEAKALPISITTGFQGTAQVYQASTKGLAMLLILAIVVIYIVLGILYESYIHPLTILSGLPSAGFGALITLLIFGKDLNLYAFVGIIMLIGIVKKNAIMMIDFALEAQRNEGKKPMDAIYEGAVIRFRPIMMTTMAALMGTLPIAIGFGAGAESRRSLGLAVVGGLLFSQVMTLYITPVFYIYMEAFQKNISGWFGRKRNKDKEILHSVN; encoded by the coding sequence GTGAATATTTCAGACCTGTTTATAAAACGCCCTATTATGACCAGTCTGGTCATGCTGGCAGTGATGCTTTTCGGAATCTTTGCATACAGGATTTTACCGGTCAACGACCTGCCTAACATAGACTTTCCAACTATACAGGTTACCTCCAATCTGCCGGGAGCGAGTCCTGAGACTATGGCCAGCGCTGTCGCAACCCCGCTGGAGCGCCAGTTTTCGACGATTTCCGGCCTTGACGCAATGACATCTACCAATGGTCAGGGGATCTCGATTATCACGCTAAAGTTCGCTCTGGAGCGCAACATTGATGCCGCTGCCCAGGACGTCCAGGCGGCAATATCAATGGCTGCGCGCCAACTGCCACAGGATATGCCGAGTCCGCCTTCCTACAACAAGGTGAATCCTGCTGACCAGCCTGTTTTATATCTGGCGCTCAGCTCTCCGACCCTTCCTCTGTCGGATGTGAATGAGTTTGCCGATACAATTATCGCGCCGCGTATATCAATGATAAATGGTGTGGCGCAGGTTCTTGTTTACGGCTCGCAAAAGTATGCAGTGCGGGTTCAACTGGACCCTCAGACTCTCGCGAACCGTAAGATAGGCATAGATGAGGTTTCGTACGCTTTGGCACGGTGGAACATTAACCTGCCTACAGGCGGGCTTCAGGGAGACAAGCAGGCATTCACCATACAGGCTATAGGCCAACTTTACAATGCAGAGGCTTTTAAGCCGATGATAATAACGTACCGTGAAGGCTCGCCTGTTCGTCTGCAGGACATAGCCAAGGTCACCGACAGTGTGGAAAACGACAAAATTGCGGCTTGGTATAGCTCCGGAGGTAAATCCACAAGGGCTATTGTTCTAGCTATCCAGCGGCAGCCGGGCACGAACACTATAGAGGTTGTTGACAGCATAAAGAATCAAATCCCCGGTTTTCGCAGCCAGTTGCCGGGTAACGTTCAGCTTAACATTCTCTTCGACCGCACGGAATCTATCCGGGCGTCAGTGGCGGACGTCAAATTCACTCTGGTGCTTACAATTGCCATGGTTATTCTGGTAATTTTTCTTTTCCTTCGCAACCTGTCGGCCACCGTCATTCCAAGCCTTGCCCTGCCGCTCTCGATCATCGGTACGTTTGCGGCAATGTACGGACTGGGATTCTCGGTTAACAATATAACCATGATGGCTCTGACGCTGTCGGTGGGCTTTGTTGTAGACGACGCCATAGTCATGCTCGAAAACATTGTGCGCCACATGGAGCACGGCGAAAAGCCGATGGATGCGGCATTCAGGGGTTCAAAGGAAATAGGGTTCACTATCATCTCCATGACACTCTCACTGGTGGCGGTCTTCATTCCGGTTCTTTTTATGGCAGGGATGTTTGGAAGGATGTTGCATGAGTTCGCCGTGACTATCACGGTTTCAATACTGATTTCGGGCGCTGTTTCCCTAACTCTCACGCCAATGCTTTGCAGCCGTTTTCTCAAGCCGCAAACCGAAAAGCGGCATGGACGTTTGTACAATATTATGGAGCGGTTTTTCGAAGGTATGCGCAATTTTTATGAGAAGACCCTAAAGATAGTGCTTGCCCGGCGCCGTGCCGTGATGGTAATTACCGTGGTCATGGCAGTACTGACGGTCTGGCTTTTCACGAAGATGCCTACCGGTCTTCTTCCGTCTGATGACATCGGCGCTATATTCGCCATAACAGAAGGCGCGCAGGGTATCTCATTCGAGGACATGAAGAGGCACCAGCAGAAACTGGCGGAAATCGTGCTGGAGGATCCTAATGTTGAGGCTTTCATGTCGTCAGCCGGAGCGGGCGGAATGCGTGTCGGCTCCAACAGCGGTTTCATGTTCCTTAAACTTAAGCCTCGCCACGAACGCAAGCTTAATGCTGACCAGATAATCCAGGGGCTTCGGCCTAAGGTGATGGGAGTCCCGGGTGTTTTGATGTTTATGCAGAACCCGCCGCCTATCCGGCTTGAGGCGACTCTGTCAAAGGCGCAGTACCAGTTTGTGCTTCAAAGCCCGGAGACAGATGAACTTTATAAACATGCTTCTGACTTTGAGATGAAATTGCGCGGGCTTACGATGATTCAGGACGTGACCAGCGACCTGCAGATAAAGAATCCGCAGGTTAACCTTGAGATTGACAGGGATAGAGCAGCAGCCTTCGGCGTCACAGCACAACAGATTGAGGACTCCCTGTACTCTGCATATGGCGCAAGGCAGGTCTCAACAATATACTCTCCTTCAAACCAGTACAAAGTGATTATGGAGGTAGAGCCCCGGTACCGGATGGATCCGCCAGCGTTGAGCTTGCTATATGTCCGTGCGAATACAGGGCAGCTGGTTCCGCTGTACTCGCTGGCGACTCTCAAAAAAGGTCTCGGCCCTTTGTCTGTTAACCATCTTGGACAGATCAATGCCGTTACTATCTCATTTAACCTCAAGCCCGGCACCCCGCTGGGTGATGCTGTGACAGCAATAGAGAAAGAGGCTAAAGCCTTGCCGATATCCATTACCACCGGCTTTCAGGGAACTGCTCAGGTATATCAGGCTTCGACCAAAGGGCTTGCTATGCTTCTCATCCTCGCCATTGTTGTGATATACATTGTGCTCGGCATCCTGTACGAAAGTTACATCCACCCTCTGACCATTCTCTCAGGCCTGCCGTCAGCCGGTTTTGGAGCGCTCATCACTCTCTTAATATTTGGCAAAGACCTCAACCTGTATGCCTTTGTCGGTATTATCATGCTTATCGGCATAGTGAAGAAGAACGCAATCATGATGATAGATTTTGCGCTGGAGGCCCAGCGAAACGAGGGGAAAAAGCCGATGGACGCCATTTACGAAGGAGCCGTTATCCGTTTCAGGCCTATCATGATGACCACAATGGCGGCGCTTATGGGTACGCTGCCAATAGCAATCGGGTTCGGCGCAGGGGCGGAATCACGGCGTTCTCTCGGACTTGCCGTTGTCGGAGGGCTTTTGTTTTCACAGGTTATGACGCTTTATATAACGCCGGTTTTTTACATTTACATGGAGGCCTTTCAGAAGAATATTTCCGGCTGGTTTGGAAGAAAAAGGAATAAGGATAAAGAGATTCTCCACAGCGTAAACTGA
- a CDS encoding HlyD family secretion protein, whose amino-acid sequence MEEGKISPNGNHKKKAIAAFIFAGILILCIIAGFFYVRYKSAHITTDDAFIDGRIHTISSKVQGTIKNIYVNDNQLVRKGDILFEIDSEDYGLRTKEALSGLDAEKAKISEIKYRLQTAKQQFEELKAALGAAKANLELQEANMRQADTDLKRAENLLKEDIIPKEKYEKIKTGYDVTFAQVKAAREELSQVQARLETQKAFIKQVEASIEPQKALAKQKEASLGTAELNLSYTRVIAPADGYVTKKSIEQGNHIQAGQPLMAVVPLDDIWITANYKETQLAKVRVGQKVEIKVDTYTAKKFSGRVESIMAGTGAVFSLFPPENATGNYVKVVQRIPVKIILDKGTDPERILRIGMSVEATIIVEK is encoded by the coding sequence ATGGAAGAGGGCAAAATATCACCAAATGGGAATCACAAAAAGAAGGCCATTGCCGCCTTTATTTTTGCCGGGATTTTAATCCTATGCATTATCGCAGGTTTCTTTTATGTCAGATATAAGAGCGCTCATATCACAACAGATGACGCCTTTATTGACGGCCGTATTCATACCATATCCTCTAAGGTGCAGGGGACAATAAAGAATATATATGTCAATGACAACCAGCTTGTAAGGAAGGGGGATATCCTTTTTGAGATAGATTCTGAAGATTACGGTCTGCGTACAAAAGAGGCATTATCAGGACTTGACGCTGAAAAGGCAAAGATATCTGAAATTAAATATAGGCTTCAAACAGCAAAACAGCAGTTCGAAGAGCTTAAAGCAGCACTTGGAGCTGCAAAAGCTAACCTTGAGCTTCAGGAAGCAAACATGAGGCAGGCAGATACGGATTTAAAAAGGGCGGAGAATCTCCTCAAAGAAGATATTATTCCGAAAGAAAAATACGAGAAGATAAAAACAGGATATGATGTTACATTTGCGCAGGTAAAGGCTGCCAGGGAAGAACTCAGCCAGGTGCAGGCTCGTCTTGAGACACAGAAGGCATTTATAAAACAGGTGGAGGCTTCTATTGAGCCGCAAAAGGCATTGGCAAAACAGAAAGAGGCGTCTCTTGGAACTGCAGAGCTTAACCTGAGTTATACAAGGGTTATTGCACCGGCTGACGGTTATGTGACTAAGAAATCAATAGAGCAGGGCAATCATATTCAGGCAGGACAGCCCTTGATGGCTGTTGTGCCGCTTGATGATATATGGATTACGGCAAACTATAAAGAGACTCAGCTTGCAAAGGTGAGGGTGGGCCAGAAGGTTGAGATTAAGGTTGATACATATACAGCCAAAAAATTCAGTGGCAGGGTTGAAAGCATTATGGCCGGCACAGGCGCTGTCTTTTCACTGTTCCCGCCGGAGAATGCAACAGGAAATTATGTCAAGGTTGTGCAGAGGATACCTGTAAAAATTATTCTTGATAAGGGGACTGACCCGGAGCGCATTTTAAGGATAGGGATGTCTGTTGAAGCGACAATAATTGTGGAAAAATGA
- a CDS encoding TolC family protein: MKKIVFSVLFIFLSAVNCYAVEYSLEDLYKIALERSERIKISEEDLFIAQKGKDKAVAALMPKLSGFGNYTRYTEDKYSSSNTLIQPEDSKSWGVRLDQSFSLSGRELTAFNISKGNIEKNRYDLHAVKEEYLLSVSDAYYGVLKAKKALEIAKSSVDRLKKHRDAASIRLKVGELTKTALLRAEAELSGAQSEEIKAKNALELARAVLARIVGIARDFVLKDSRQPSGDNLLSPEPDLVTVSCQPEPMNCFKTIALSERVELKGLELQKKIGQEQVKYTQGSHWPTLSIEGVYSRKDEDPAASTLNKESAYGGFKISIPIFEGGLRDAEVKEAEAKQRQAALLYEDKKKSIDIEVESAYLELITQKGIMEKFGAQLTFAEDNYKAVSKQFEFGLANSIDVMDANTLLVTAERQLADAGYNYQLSDLRLKRAAGILLKTVSGKQQTGGRSEEAIL, from the coding sequence ATGAAAAAGATTGTTTTTTCAGTGTTGTTTATTTTTTTATCGGCTGTAAATTGTTATGCAGTTGAATACAGCCTTGAAGACCTCTATAAAATTGCATTAGAACGTTCTGAGAGAATAAAAATATCAGAGGAAGACCTGTTCATTGCGCAGAAAGGGAAGGATAAAGCGGTGGCAGCGCTTATGCCAAAGCTCTCAGGTTTTGGAAATTATACGAGATATACGGAAGATAAATATTCTTCTTCAAACACGCTTATTCAGCCTGAAGATTCGAAATCATGGGGAGTGAGACTTGACCAGTCATTTTCACTGAGCGGAAGAGAGCTTACCGCTTTTAATATATCAAAGGGAAATATTGAGAAAAACAGATATGACCTCCATGCAGTCAAAGAGGAATACCTTCTTAGCGTTTCGGACGCCTATTATGGAGTGCTCAAGGCAAAGAAGGCTCTTGAGATTGCAAAGTCAAGCGTTGATAGATTAAAAAAGCACAGGGATGCTGCAAGTATAAGATTAAAAGTTGGTGAGCTGACAAAGACTGCGCTTTTGAGGGCAGAGGCAGAGTTGTCAGGCGCGCAATCCGAGGAGATAAAGGCAAAAAACGCACTGGAACTTGCAAGGGCTGTTCTTGCAAGGATTGTCGGCATTGCGAGGGATTTTGTTTTAAAAGACAGCCGGCAGCCTTCAGGTGACAACCTATTGTCTCCGGAACCGGACTTAGTGACTGTTAGCTGCCAGCCGGAACCAATGAACTGTTTTAAAACAATCGCTCTGTCAGAGCGGGTTGAACTTAAAGGACTTGAACTTCAGAAAAAAATCGGACAGGAACAGGTTAAATATACACAAGGCTCTCACTGGCCCACGCTTTCAATAGAAGGCGTTTATTCGAGAAAAGACGAAGACCCTGCTGCTTCAACTCTCAATAAAGAAAGCGCATACGGCGGTTTTAAGATAAGCATTCCGATTTTTGAGGGAGGGTTGAGGGATGCAGAAGTAAAAGAGGCAGAGGCAAAGCAGAGACAGGCAGCGCTTTTATATGAGGATAAAAAGAAGTCGATAGACATCGAGGTTGAAAGCGCCTATCTCGAACTGATAACTCAAAAGGGAATCATGGAAAAGTTCGGGGCACAGCTAACTTTTGCAGAGGACAACTATAAGGCTGTTTCAAAGCAGTTTGAATTCGGCCTTGCAAACAGCATTGATGTTATGGATGCAAACACACTTCTTGTCACAGCAGAGAGGCAATTGGCGGATGCAGGATATAACTATCAGTTGTCAGATTTAAGGCTGAAACGTGCGGCGGGAATACTGTTGAAGACAGTAAGCGGTAAACAGCAAACAGGAGGAAGAAGTGAGGAAGCTATTCTATAG
- a CDS encoding DHA2 family efflux MFS transporter permease subunit → MNKWIIALTVMLPTLIEIIDTSVVNVALDHIRGSLSAGIDESTWTITSYLVSNAIIIPMTGWLSRFFGRKRYLIFSISLFTLSSLLCGSAWSLQSLVFFRILQGIGGGALQPISQSILLETFPQKQHGMAMAIFGVGIMFGPIIGPLLGGWITDNWSWNWIFFINIPIGIVSILMTVFFITDPPYMKGMKMKIDYWGLAFLAIGLGCLQIVLDKGQMEDWFSSGFITWLTIISVSSLILFVIIEFFAEHPIVNLRAFKNISFNAGNVVMFFAFFNLFGSIVLLPIFLQTLMGYTATLAGVVLGPGGIATLIAMPVAGMLVTKMNPKILLGSGIIIAAYSTHLMSLFNLNADFNTIIWPRVVLGVGMGFLFIPLTTMTMANVKKEDMANASAIYNLLRNLGGSFGVAFITTMIARRAQFHQVRIVEHLTPFDTAYQAASSKAAQLFQYRGVPASESADAGLSAIYHQLLRQASMLSFNDAFYLLGVLLVCTLPLVLFMKTAKGGLVHGDMH, encoded by the coding sequence ATGAATAAGTGGATTATTGCATTGACAGTAATGCTTCCAACGCTGATAGAGATTATCGACACCTCGGTTGTTAATGTCGCCCTGGATCATATCCGTGGAAGCCTCTCCGCAGGCATAGACGAATCAACCTGGACCATAACATCTTATCTTGTTTCTAACGCAATAATAATACCGATGACAGGATGGCTCAGCAGGTTCTTTGGAAGAAAGAGGTATCTGATTTTTTCTATATCATTATTCACCCTGAGTTCCCTGCTTTGCGGTTCTGCCTGGAGTCTTCAGAGCCTTGTGTTCTTCAGAATCCTTCAGGGCATCGGCGGCGGCGCTCTTCAGCCTATTTCCCAGTCTATACTCCTTGAGACCTTTCCGCAGAAGCAGCACGGCATGGCAATGGCAATATTCGGCGTGGGAATAATGTTTGGCCCTATTATCGGCCCTTTGCTTGGGGGCTGGATTACTGATAACTGGTCATGGAACTGGATATTCTTTATCAACATACCCATAGGCATAGTCTCAATCCTTATGACTGTATTCTTTATAACAGACCCGCCTTATATGAAGGGGATGAAGATGAAGATAGATTACTGGGGGCTTGCATTTCTTGCAATCGGACTTGGATGCCTCCAGATAGTGCTTGATAAAGGCCAGATGGAGGACTGGTTTTCATCAGGGTTTATTACATGGCTTACGATAATATCTGTGTCATCGCTCATTCTTTTTGTGATAATTGAGTTCTTTGCAGAGCATCCTATAGTTAATCTGAGAGCATTCAAGAACATTTCATTCAACGCCGGGAATGTTGTCATGTTCTTTGCGTTTTTCAATCTCTTCGGCAGCATTGTACTTCTGCCGATATTCCTCCAGACACTCATGGGCTATACCGCGACCCTTGCGGGAGTGGTGCTCGGTCCCGGAGGGATCGCAACTCTTATAGCGATGCCCGTGGCGGGAATGCTTGTGACAAAGATGAATCCTAAGATACTGCTCGGTTCCGGCATAATCATAGCCGCTTATTCCACTCATTTAATGTCCTTGTTTAATCTTAATGCGGATTTCAATACAATCATATGGCCGAGGGTGGTGCTCGGCGTCGGGATGGGTTTTCTCTTTATTCCGCTTACAACAATGACAATGGCAAATGTGAAAAAGGAGGATATGGCAAATGCATCGGCTATCTATAACCTCCTCAGGAATCTTGGCGGAAGCTTCGGCGTTGCATTTATCACAACCATGATTGCAAGGCGAGCGCAGTTTCATCAGGTGCGAATAGTGGAACATCTTACACCATTTGATACTGCTTATCAGGCGGCGTCTTCAAAGGCAGCCCAATTGTTTCAGTATAGAGGCGTTCCGGCGTCCGAGTCCGCTGATGCGGGACTGAGCGCCATCTATCATCAATTGCTCAGGCAGGCTTCCATGCTTTCCTTCAATGACGCTTTTTATCTGTTGGGTGTGCTTTTGGTCTGCACGCTTCCACTGGTATTATTTATGAAAACTGCAAAGGGAGGTTTAGTTCACGGAGATATGCATTAA
- a CDS encoding aspartate 1-decarboxylase encodes MLRCMLRAKIHMASVTEANLEYEGSITIDEVILKKAGILPYEQVMISNLNNGERFETYVIPGRKNSGVICLNGPTARKGAVGDRVIIFCYGYFEDKDIRKFKPRIVILDSGNRAVRVK; translated from the coding sequence ATGCTAAGGTGCATGCTCAGGGCGAAGATACACATGGCAAGTGTGACAGAGGCAAATCTCGAGTATGAGGGCAGCATCACCATAGATGAGGTTATACTCAAGAAAGCCGGAATCCTTCCCTATGAGCAGGTCATGATAAGCAACCTCAACAACGGCGAGAGGTTTGAAACTTATGTAATACCCGGCAGAAAAAATTCAGGCGTGATATGCCTGAACGGGCCTACGGCAAGAAAGGGCGCTGTCGGCGACAGGGTAATAATATTCTGCTACGGATACTTTGAAGACAAGGACATAAGAAAGTTCAAGCCCAGGATAGTCATCCTTGATTCAGGGAACAGGGCTGTAAGGGTTAAGTAG
- a CDS encoding efflux RND transporter periplasmic adaptor subunit, translating into MKKILLLCCLLSTVYCLFFLSACSSKKEQQQEKKPVVPVTVGAVIKKTVPVQIRAIGNVEAYSIVSVKARVGGDLTHVYFREGQDVNKGDMLFTIDPRLYKTALDSAKANLVRDTALAKKADEDLRRYTELLRDELVSRSQYEQIFANAEALKATVEADKAVVENARLQVEYCTIYAPIAGRTGSLLVNQGNLVKANDDKPMVIINQIQPVYINFSVPEQYLPEIKKYMSAGKLNVEVFLSKEDKKSFHGVLSFMDNTVDTATGTIKLKATFSNKEKALWPGQFVTVRMTLSNIQDAVVVPTQAIQTGQQGQFVFIVKDGTAELRPVTAGITYEDVTVIEKGLSAGDEVVTDGQMRLMPGAKVEIKNAQGQKSNSQKESSKISNPAKDKVK; encoded by the coding sequence ATGAAAAAAATACTGTTATTATGCTGTTTGCTGTCCACTGTCTACTGTTTATTTTTTTTGTCTGCATGTTCAAGCAAGAAAGAACAACAACAGGAGAAAAAGCCCGTAGTGCCTGTGACAGTCGGCGCTGTGATTAAAAAGACGGTTCCTGTTCAGATCCGCGCAATAGGGAATGTTGAGGCATATTCAATAGTATCTGTAAAGGCGCGTGTTGGGGGCGATCTTACGCATGTTTATTTCAGAGAGGGTCAGGATGTTAATAAAGGCGATATGCTTTTCACGATAGACCCCCGGCTTTATAAGACGGCGCTTGACTCTGCCAAGGCTAATCTGGTTCGTGATACGGCATTGGCTAAAAAAGCCGATGAGGATTTACGCCGCTATACCGAGCTGTTACGCGATGAATTGGTCAGCCGTTCTCAGTATGAACAGATTTTTGCCAATGCTGAGGCGCTTAAGGCCACTGTGGAGGCGGATAAAGCGGTTGTAGAAAATGCGCGCTTGCAGGTTGAATACTGCACAATATACGCCCCCATCGCAGGCAGAACAGGCAGTCTCTTAGTGAATCAAGGGAATCTGGTTAAGGCAAATGACGATAAGCCGATGGTAATCATAAACCAGATACAGCCTGTATATATTAATTTTTCAGTGCCTGAGCAATACCTGCCTGAGATTAAAAAATACATGTCAGCAGGAAAATTAAATGTTGAGGTATTTTTGTCAAAGGAAGACAAAAAATCTTTTCATGGTGTTTTGTCTTTTATGGACAACACAGTGGATACCGCAACCGGCACAATCAAGCTTAAGGCAACCTTTAGTAATAAGGAAAAAGCCCTTTGGCCGGGGCAATTCGTCACGGTCCGAATGACTCTGTCAAACATACAGGATGCGGTAGTCGTTCCAACACAGGCAATACAGACAGGACAGCAGGGGCAATTCGTCTTTATTGTGAAAGATGGAACAGCGGAACTTCGACCGGTTACCGCGGGCATCACATATGAAGATGTAACGGTTATCGAAAAGGGACTATCAGCAGGTGATGAGGTGGTTACTGACGGCCAAATGCGCCTTATGCCAGGAGCAAAGGTAGAGATAAAAAACGCTCAGGGGCAAAAGAGCAATAGTCAGAAAGAATCTTCAAAAATCTCAAATCCTGCAAAAGATAAAGTGAAGTGA